Proteins encoded together in one Bombina bombina isolate aBomBom1 unplaced genomic scaffold, aBomBom1.pri scaffold_758, whole genome shotgun sequence window:
- the LOC128644324 gene encoding potassium voltage-gated channel subfamily C member 4-like isoform X2 codes for MISSVCVSSYRGRKSGNKPPSKTCLKEEMAKGEDSGKITINVGGTRHETYKSTLRTLPGTRLAWLADPETSSHSETDSQQSEFFFDRHPGIFSYVLNYYRTGKLHCPADVCGPLFEEELAFWGIDETDVEPCCWMTYRQHRDAEEALDIFENVEPEDGDEDKDSTPQLLCMEERTERSKGCWRRWQPRIWALFEDPYSSRAARCVAFVSLFFILASITTFCLETHEAFNIHRNVTEVVTEGNITETIVVREVETEPVLTYIEGVCVLWFTLEFLVRIICCPDKLVFVKNMLNIIDFVAILPFYLEVCLSGLSSKAARDVLGFLRVVRFVRILRIFKLTRHFVGLRVLGHTLRASTNEFLLLIIFLALGVLIFATMIYYAERIGANSADPTGSNHTHFKNIPIGFWWAVVTMTTLGYGDMYPQTWSGMLVGALCALAGVLTIAMPVPVIVNNFGMYYSLAMAKQKLPKKKKKHVPKPTMTDTPTTLKSEDNSPRNSTQSDTFPLAAEEVIERKRSEKRIMRRASAKEKNKSGATCFLLSSGEFICASDGGIRKGMRDMDIEMDSQILLGSS; via the exons ATGATTAGTTCAGTGTGCGTGTCATCCTACCGTGGGCGCAAGTCTGGGAACAAGCCACCCTCCAAAACATGTCTGAAAGAGGAGATGGCCAAGGGGGAGGACTCTGGGAAAATCACCATCAATGTGGGGGGCACCAGACATGAGACCTACAAGAGCACTCTGCGGACATTGCCTGGAACTCGCCTGGCATGGCTGGCGGACCCTGAGACCTCCAGCCACTCTGAAACTGACAGTCAGCAGAGTGAGTTCTTCTTTGATAGACATCCTGGAATCTTCTCTTATGTCCTCAATTATTACCGTACTGGGAAGCTGCATTGCCCTGCAGACGTGTGTGGACCTCTTTTTGAGGAAGAGCTAGCTTTTTGGGGTATAGATGAGACAGATGTGGAGCCCTGTTGCTGGATGACATATCGACAACACCGGGATGCAGAAGAAGCACTGGACATCTTTGAGAATGTGGAACCCGAGGATGGAGATGAAGACAAAGACTCAACACCACAGCTACTGTGTATGGAAGAAAGAACAGAGAGGTCCAAAGGCTGTTGGAGGCGTTGGCAGCCTCGGATTTGGGCCCTCTTTGAAGACCCTTACTCATCCAGGGCAGCTAGG TGTGTGGCCtttgtttctctcttttttatcCTGGCGTCCATTACTACATTTTGTTTGGAGACCCACGAAGCATTTAATATTCACAGAAATGTGACTGAGGTAGTGACAGAAGGAAATATTACTGAGACCATTGTGGTGAGGGAAGTGGAGACAGAGCCAGTCCTCACCTACATTGAAGGGGTATGTGTCTTATGGTTCACCTTGGAGTTCCTGGTCAGGATTATCTGCTGCCCAGACAAATTGGTCTTTGTGAAGAACATGCTCAACATAATAGACTTTGTGGCTATACTACCATTCTACCTTGAAGTGTGTCTCAGTGGGCTGTCCTCCAAGGCAGCTAGAGATGTCCTGGGCTTTCTTAGGGTGGTACGTTTTGTCAGGATTTTACGTATATTCAAGTTAACCAGACACTTTGTGGGACTGAGAGTTTTGGGACATACTCTGAGAGCCAGTACTAATGAATTCCTTCTTCTCATAATTTTCCTGGCTTTGGGGGTTCTCATATTTGCCACCATGATTTATTATGCAGAGAGGATAGGAGCTAACTCTGCAGATCCTACTGGGAGCAATCATACCCACTTTAAGAATATTCCTATAGGATTTTGGTGGGCAGTGGTAACAATGACCACTTTAGGGTATGGAGACATGTATCCTCAGACCTGGTCTGGGATGTTGGTTGGTGCCTTGTGTGCTCTAGCTGGGGTACTCACAATTGCCATGCCAGTTCCAGTAATTGTGAATAATTTTGGCATGTATTACTCATTGGCTATGGCCAAACAAAAGCTtccaaagaaaaagaagaaacacgtCCCCAAACCCACCATGACAGACACTCCAACTACTCTGAAATCTGAGGATAATTCACCTAGAAACAGCACTCAAAGTGACACATTCCCACTGGCTGCAGAGGAAGTAATAGAGAGAAAGAGGTCAg